The following are from one region of the Terriglobales bacterium genome:
- a CDS encoding methyltransferase domain-containing protein has translation LFLDNGNRVYGVEPNEKMRGAAEELLSNNPNFISVAGSAEATTLKLNSVEMIAAGQAFHWFDRAATKAEFIRILKPHGWVVLVWNERKDDSTPFLREYEQLLRRYSRDYERVDHRKITNEILEEFFSPAKFRKRVFEKTQDFDREGLLGRLRSSSYVPAPGEPHHEIIVREAEGLFEKYAENGKVRFEYSTAMYFALFKAPH, from the coding sequence GTTGTTTCTCGACAACGGGAACCGGGTATATGGCGTGGAGCCTAACGAAAAAATGCGCGGCGCAGCCGAGGAGCTGCTAAGCAACAATCCCAATTTCATCAGCGTCGCAGGATCGGCCGAGGCCACCACACTGAAGCTGAACAGCGTGGAGATGATCGCCGCCGGGCAAGCCTTTCACTGGTTTGATCGCGCGGCAACCAAGGCAGAATTTATCCGCATCCTGAAGCCCCATGGCTGGGTGGTGCTGGTATGGAACGAGCGCAAAGACGACAGCACTCCCTTTCTCAGGGAATACGAGCAGCTTCTTCGCCGATACTCCCGCGATTATGAGCGCGTGGATCACCGCAAGATCACGAATGAAATTCTGGAAGAATTCTTCAGCCCGGCAAAATTCCGCAAGCGCGTTTTCGAGAAGACGCAGGACTTCGATCGCGAAGGCCTTCTGGGTCGGCTCCGCTCGTCTTCTTATGTTCCGGCTCCGGGCGAACCCCATCACGAAATCATCGTGCGCGAAGCCGAGGGTCTGTTTGAGAAATACGCCGAAAACGGCAAGGTACGGTTTGAGTATTCGACTGCCATGTACTTTGCGCTGTTCAAGGCTCCGCACTGA
- a CDS encoding radical SAM protein, whose amino-acid sequence MEINLRIRRRWKAIHRRSRELKMIARALLSTDHPILAHIIPMRRCNLTCTYCNEYDKTSEPVPLDEMRRRLDKLAALGTTIITISGGEPLLHPELDDVIRHIRKHRMIAGMITNGYLLTAERIQRLNRAGLEHLQISIDNVTPDDVSKKSLKVLDKKLQLLAEHAEFHVNINSVVGGGIRSPEDALVIGKRALELGLTSTVGIIHNGDGQLMPLGEKERAIYQAMRAMEKASYARINYFQDNIASGRPNEWRCRAGSRYLYICENGLVHYCSQQRGYPAKPLAQYTIDDIRREYVTEKSCAPHCTVSCVHQISYLDSWRAPQKSDVPPTPAGEGELVHIR is encoded by the coding sequence ATGGAGATCAACCTTAGAATCCGGCGCCGCTGGAAGGCCATTCATCGCCGCAGCCGCGAGCTGAAGATGATCGCCAGGGCGCTGCTCTCCACCGACCATCCCATCCTTGCCCACATCATCCCAATGCGGCGATGCAATCTCACCTGCACATATTGCAACGAATACGACAAAACTTCAGAGCCGGTGCCGCTCGACGAGATGCGCCGGCGTCTCGATAAGCTCGCCGCACTGGGCACGACGATCATCACCATCTCCGGCGGCGAGCCCCTGCTTCACCCCGAGCTGGATGACGTCATCCGCCACATCCGGAAGCACAGAATGATCGCCGGCATGATCACCAACGGCTACCTGCTGACCGCCGAGCGCATCCAGCGGCTGAACCGCGCCGGACTCGAACACCTGCAGATTTCAATCGACAACGTCACCCCCGACGACGTTTCCAAGAAAAGCCTGAAGGTACTCGACAAGAAGCTCCAGCTCCTGGCCGAGCATGCCGAATTTCACGTGAATATCAACTCGGTAGTTGGTGGAGGCATTCGCAGCCCGGAAGACGCACTGGTGATCGGGAAACGAGCGCTGGAGCTGGGACTCACTTCGACTGTCGGCATCATTCACAATGGCGATGGGCAACTGATGCCTCTGGGCGAGAAGGAGCGCGCCATCTACCAGGCGATGAGGGCGATGGAGAAGGCCAGCTACGCCCGCATCAATTATTTTCAGGACAACATCGCCAGTGGACGGCCTAACGAATGGCGCTGCCGTGCCGGTTCGCGTTATCTCTACATCTGCGAGAATGGGCTGGTTCACTATTGTTCGCAACAGCGGGGATATCCGGCGAAACCGCTCGCGCAGTACACCATCGATGACATCCGGCGCGAATACGTGACCGAGAAGTCATGCGCGCCGCACTGCACTGTGTCCTGCGTACACCAGATTTCCTATCTTGACTCCTGGCGCGCTCCGCAGAAGAGCGACGTTCCGCCGACCCCTGCGGGAGAGGGCGAGCTGGTGCATATCCGGTAA
- the proC gene encoding pyrroline-5-carboxylate reductase: MTKAKQTTIDKGLGGQRLAMLGAGKIGGILLQALLDNGIIARNQTCATVKHEERAGRVAEKLQIAVGTDNVAAVRKADVIVLGVKPQVVSSVLHEIKHAVKPSQLVISVAASVPTSYIEKHLDADVPVVRAMPNTPSMLRCGMTAIAKGRFANSDHLEIARTLFDAVGKTLLVDEQHMDACTALSASGPAYIYVILESLAEAGVKVGLPRDMATLLAAQTALGAARVVLETGDHPALLKDAVTTPAGCTIDGLLELEEGGLRVTLIRAVVKATQRARELLMG, from the coding sequence ATGACCAAGGCAAAGCAAACAACTATCGACAAGGGTCTCGGCGGCCAACGTCTTGCCATGCTGGGTGCGGGCAAGATCGGAGGCATTCTGCTGCAGGCGCTGCTGGACAACGGAATCATCGCGCGCAATCAGACTTGCGCCACCGTCAAGCATGAAGAGCGCGCTGGTCGCGTCGCAGAAAAACTGCAGATTGCGGTGGGCACCGACAACGTGGCGGCCGTCCGCAAGGCAGATGTCATCGTGCTTGGGGTAAAGCCGCAGGTCGTCAGCAGTGTGCTGCATGAGATCAAGCACGCAGTAAAGCCTTCGCAGCTGGTGATCTCCGTGGCGGCATCTGTGCCCACAAGTTATATCGAGAAGCATCTCGACGCCGACGTTCCCGTGGTTCGCGCCATGCCTAACACGCCCAGCATGCTTCGTTGCGGTATGACGGCAATCGCTAAGGGCAGGTTTGCGAACTCGGATCATCTGGAGATCGCGCGAACGTTATTCGATGCCGTAGGCAAGACGTTGCTGGTAGACGAGCAGCACATGGATGCCTGCACCGCGCTCTCCGCCAGCGGGCCGGCATACATCTACGTGATCCTGGAATCGCTGGCCGAAGCCGGAGTGAAGGTAGGGCTGCCGCGTGACATGGCCACTTTGCTCGCGGCACAGACGGCATTGGGAGCCGCCAGAGTTGTGTTGGAAACCGGCGACCATCCGGCTCTGTTGAAAGACGCGGTCACGACGCCCGCCGGATGCACGATTGATGGCCTCCTGGAACTGGAAGAGGGCGGGTTGCGCGTTACGTTGATCCGAGCCGTGGTGAAGGCAACGCAAAGGGCCAGAGAGCTGTTGATGGGATGA
- a CDS encoding amino acid racemase yields MPEHIGIVAVSAEGAALCYRALCLEGASLLGPHNHPEVTMHTFPLAEYMRHIERDDWQGVAELMLASAEKLANAGADFLICPDNTAHQALPFLRERSPLPWLHIAEEAASEAVRLGYHKLAVTGTKYLVESDVYPEKLRARGLEFLRPDKEERERINQIIFDELVYGEFKPASLRYFQAVITRMKNQGCDAVVLGCTELPLLVSPVDSPLPTLDSTRLLARAALRRAVGTSIGAVAARG; encoded by the coding sequence ATGCCCGAGCACATCGGAATCGTCGCGGTCAGCGCCGAGGGCGCTGCCCTTTGCTACCGCGCTTTGTGCCTGGAAGGCGCGTCGCTCCTCGGACCGCACAATCATCCGGAAGTCACCATGCATACATTTCCGTTGGCTGAGTACATGCGCCACATCGAGCGCGACGACTGGCAGGGCGTGGCGGAACTTATGCTTGCCTCGGCGGAGAAGCTGGCCAACGCCGGCGCCGACTTCCTGATCTGTCCTGACAACACCGCTCACCAGGCGCTGCCTTTCCTGCGCGAGCGGTCTCCGCTTCCCTGGCTGCATATCGCAGAGGAAGCGGCGTCCGAAGCGGTGCGCCTCGGCTATCACAAGCTGGCAGTGACCGGGACGAAGTACCTTGTCGAAAGCGATGTCTATCCCGAAAAGCTTCGCGCCCGCGGCCTGGAATTCCTTCGCCCTGATAAGGAAGAGCGCGAACGCATCAACCAGATCATTTTCGATGAACTGGTCTACGGGGAGTTCAAGCCGGCTTCTCTGCGCTACTTTCAGGCAGTGATCACGCGGATGAAGAACCAGGGCTGCGATGCCGTGGTGCTGGGCTGCACCGAACTCCCACTGCTGGTTTCGCCGGTTGACTCGCCACTTCCTACCCTGGACTCGACCCGCCTGTTGGCAAGGGCTGCGCTCCGCAGGGCAGTCGGAACGTCGATCGGTGCGGTGGCAGCGCGTGGTTGA
- a CDS encoding CPXCG motif-containing cysteine-rich protein translates to MTLPIQSSFQCAGCGEWNDADIDESAGRRRQSYVQDCQVCCQPNVLEFRWDSESRRFRVSAEIE, encoded by the coding sequence ATGACCCTGCCTATTCAGTCCTCCTTTCAGTGCGCGGGTTGCGGCGAGTGGAACGATGCGGATATCGATGAGTCTGCGGGCCGCCGCCGCCAAAGCTATGTTCAGGATTGCCAGGTTTGCTGCCAGCCCAATGTGCTCGAGTTTCGCTGGGACTCGGAATCCCGGCGGTTCCGGGTGAGTGCCGAAATAGAGTAG
- the add gene encoding adenosine deaminase codes for MSLGQENQVSEFIRSLPKAELHLHLEGSVDPPTLAELSRRHNTPLRVENPRYIVGPDSGQELTEADVERLYRYEDFLGFLMAFKAVSERLRTPEDFEVITYRLMQKLHAENVLHAEVYVSVGVIHFRGQEFAPIFEGLESGRTRGERDFGISLLWIFDATRHFGPAPAMRVVEEAMIYHDRGVVGFGIGGDEKRAGPELFGEVYAQARKHGLRLTCHAGESCGPESIAMALDGLRAERIGHGLNAWRDAELMAHLAQSQIPIEVCLSSNLHTGCCPDLGQHPLRTFLDHGLMVTLNTDDPEMFLTSLNREYRLAQEMFALRDEDLRELAMNSFRASFLPEERKQEYLNRFED; via the coding sequence ATGTCACTTGGTCAGGAGAATCAGGTCAGCGAATTTATTCGTTCGCTTCCCAAAGCCGAACTCCATCTCCACCTGGAGGGCTCGGTCGATCCGCCTACATTGGCAGAACTCAGCCGCCGTCACAACACTCCTCTGCGGGTCGAGAATCCCCGTTACATTGTCGGCCCCGATAGTGGCCAGGAACTGACCGAGGCGGATGTTGAGAGACTCTATCGCTACGAAGATTTTCTCGGCTTTCTGATGGCCTTCAAGGCAGTCTCCGAACGGCTGCGAACGCCTGAGGACTTTGAAGTCATCACCTATCGGCTGATGCAAAAACTGCATGCAGAAAATGTGCTGCATGCTGAGGTGTACGTGTCGGTGGGAGTCATTCACTTCCGTGGGCAGGAGTTTGCGCCGATTTTTGAAGGCCTGGAGAGCGGCCGTACCCGCGGGGAGCGCGACTTCGGCATATCCCTGCTCTGGATCTTCGACGCCACGCGTCACTTCGGGCCAGCCCCGGCGATGCGCGTGGTCGAGGAAGCGATGATCTACCACGATCGCGGCGTGGTTGGCTTCGGAATCGGTGGTGACGAGAAGCGGGCGGGACCGGAGCTTTTCGGCGAAGTCTACGCCCAGGCGCGCAAGCACGGCCTGCGGCTCACCTGTCATGCGGGCGAAAGCTGCGGACCGGAGTCGATCGCCATGGCCCTTGATGGCTTGCGTGCGGAACGAATCGGTCACGGGCTCAATGCCTGGCGGGATGCGGAGCTGATGGCGCATTTGGCACAATCGCAGATCCCGATCGAAGTCTGCCTCTCCAGCAATCTGCACACCGGCTGCTGCCCCGATCTTGGGCAACATCCGCTCAGGACCTTCCTCGATCACGGCCTGATGGTCACGCTGAACACAGATGATCCCGAGATGTTTCTTACTTCGCTGAACCGGGAGTATCGGCTGGCTCAGGAAATGTTCGCGCTACGCGATGAAGACCTGCGGGAGCTCGCAATGAATTCGTTTCGGGCGTCGTTTTTGCCGGAGGAGCGGAAGCAGGAATATTTGAATAGGTTTGAGGATTGA
- a CDS encoding AraC family transcriptional regulator, giving the protein MDLAEHSGKRIEVLQNGKVSPLGPRDPVISSATCGWEGLQLEQHAGSRVEIPEHQHLTHVVNLHIGNPVGMSWRSTSGPGSVLRRAGNLVLLPRGTRDSVSWNGPLEHVILSIDPKVFESARQESLREPGELEERWSFEDPQIELLMRAMHAELRAGCPAGRLFGESLGQTLAVYLAQRYSGSPAQAPAFRDGLPAARLRRVLEYIRANLGEDISLSSLASTADLSPHHFSTLFRQSTGFSPHQYLLRQRISHARELLRDPEVSILEASARLGFVDQGHFTKVFRRITGVTPSQYRRQL; this is encoded by the coding sequence ATGGACCTGGCCGAGCACAGTGGAAAGCGAATTGAGGTTCTCCAGAACGGCAAGGTGTCGCCGCTGGGGCCTCGGGATCCGGTGATTTCCAGCGCCACCTGCGGCTGGGAAGGCCTCCAGCTCGAGCAGCATGCTGGTAGCCGTGTCGAGATTCCCGAGCACCAGCATTTGACCCATGTGGTGAATCTCCATATTGGAAATCCTGTCGGGATGTCCTGGCGTTCCACCAGCGGCCCCGGAAGCGTCTTAAGGCGTGCGGGAAATCTGGTGCTGCTGCCGCGGGGAACACGCGATTCCGTCTCCTGGAACGGCCCCCTCGAGCATGTCATCCTTTCTATCGATCCTAAAGTCTTCGAGTCGGCGAGACAGGAGTCGCTCCGCGAACCCGGTGAACTGGAAGAACGTTGGAGTTTTGAAGATCCGCAGATCGAATTACTGATGCGGGCCATGCACGCAGAATTGCGGGCTGGGTGTCCCGCAGGCAGGTTGTTCGGTGAGTCCCTGGGGCAAACCCTGGCGGTTTATCTGGCGCAACGATACTCGGGTTCGCCCGCCCAGGCGCCTGCCTTTCGCGACGGCTTGCCGGCGGCGCGGCTGAGGCGCGTTCTGGAGTACATTCGTGCGAACCTGGGTGAGGATATTTCCTTGAGCTCGCTCGCCTCAACGGCGGACTTGAGCCCGCATCACTTCTCGACCCTTTTTCGGCAGAGCACGGGATTCAGCCCGCACCAGTACCTGCTGCGCCAGAGAATCTCCCATGCCAGGGAGCTCTTGCGTGATCCCGAGGTGAGCATCCTGGAAGCCAGCGCCAGGCTGGGTTTCGTCGATCAGGGGCATTTCACCAAGGTCTTCCGGCGAATTACCGGCGTGACTCCCAGCCAATATCGGCGCCAGCTGTAA